The Phycisphaerae bacterium genome segment GCGCCGTCACGGGCCCAAGGCCGGCACATACCCCGGCAATCACAGCCAAGGGAACCCACGCTCCGAGGTTCATGCCCCAAGTGCGTGTCATGAGCCCACCTCCTCTGGCCAAGAAACAATGGATGATGAGACACCCACGCTCCGCGAGAATCCCTCGTCCGAAGGACTGGCTCTCAGCCGGACGGGTTCGATGCACCGGGCCGGAGCCAGCCCATGCGGCTCATATCGATTATACTCTGCGACCAATTGACTCCAAAGCGCGGCCCAACCTGTCCACCGAGATGCCACCGGGCCGCCTGAATCTCGATTCAACGTACGCGATCTTCACTTGAAAGCCTCTCGATCCGGGAACGACATGCCGAACCTGGTTCTTGACCCGGGGTTTCGCGGATAACCAGCCGGTGAAGAACCTGCGAGCACTTGAGCGCAGGCTGGAGGGTTGACGCATACGGAACGAAAACGCGAGGGACTGATTATCAAGACCGGAATGAGGCACGAATGGGCCCTTTGAGTGTGGCGGTCGGCGGTGACGAGGCGCTGCCGGGCCCTCCGCACTCGCCCACTGAGTGTGTTTCAGTTCGCGCAGTCCGGATCGGCCGACACGTTTGAGCCGCTGTAGCAGCGCTGGAGGACGCCAAAATCGTCCTGATCCACGTCGTCGTCTGCGTCGAGGTCCGCGTCCTCGCAACCTGGGGCGACGGGGATGATAGCCGGTCCGGTGGTGCACTGCCGGAGCAGGGCGCAATCATCTGCATCCACGTCCGCGTCGCGGTCCAGGTCAGGTCGCACGTACGGCACCAGCGCCAAGCTGTTGCCACCGTAATGGTAGGCAATGACGTGCGTGGGGGGCAGATCCTTCACGCTCGCGAACCGCGTCCCGACGAGGGAATGGTATTGTGCGAAAACATAGGAACTGGTCGAGTTCAGCACACCCAGGCCGTCGAAATCGACCGTCGCGGCCGAGATGTCGAGCTGTCCGCCAACGGCGAGCAGGTCAATCGACGAGGGGCCGTAATCGACCTTGAATAGGCCCGCGATGCCGGCATCGCCGACGACGTCCAACGACGCGATACTGGGGCCGGGGATGAGGGTGCCGCCGGTTTGGATGACTAGCCCGCCGGCGATGGAGCCCGTACCTCCGAGCGTACCCGAGTTCTGCACGGTGGCGCCGCCGGCGATTGATCCATTGACTAGCAGCACACCGCTCTGGACGGTCGTGCCACCGCTGTAAGTGCTGTGACCGTTGAGCTGAAGCGTGCCCGTTCCGGTCTTGGTGATTCCGCCGCTGCCCGAAATCTCGCCGGCGAAGGTAGTCGAGGTGCCGTCGCCACCGACGGTGAGCATTGCACCGCCCAATACCACCAAGCTGCTTGAAACGCCGGCCAGGGAGCCGATGGTCTGGTGGATGCCGTTCAGGTCAAAAGCCGTGCCGGCATTGGTCATGTTGACCGCGGTGTTGGAGGGAAGCGAGCCCGGGGCGCCGTAGTTGATGGTGCCGAGGTTCGCATTGGGTCCGGCATCGTGGAGTTGTTCCAGGATGGTCGGCGTCAGCGCGCCGTTCCACATCCGCACTTCGTTGTAGCTGGCGTTGGCTGTGGAGTCGGGCGTCCAGAAAGACCGCGCCAGGTTGTTGGCGGTGTCGGTCAGTGTGGCGAGTGTGTTGGTCGTCGTGAAGGAATCCTGAGCGGCGCCCAGGTCGGCACTGGCTGAAGGCGCCGTGTACCACGTGACCACCGTAGAATCGCCCACCGGGCTGAGCGTCATGACGATATGGAACTCAGCATTGAGCGTGTACGGCTGGTTGGTGTCATCGGAGGTGGTGGTGACACCGTCCTTCCATTCGACACGGTCGGTCGACGCGTTGGTGCCGCGCGTCCAGCTCATGAACAGATTCTCACTGTTAGTCGCGCCGAAGTCGAAGATGCGACCCCAGTTCTGCACACTTCGCTGCGTGGCCCACAGCTCGATGCTGATCGGCACATTCGCGTCCGGCAGGAGATTGTTGCCAAGGCGGATGTAGTCGGAAGCGTTTCGTGATCCGCCGGCGACGGTGGCGTCGTTGGCTGACAGGGTGACGCTGTTGGCGCCGACTTCGACAAGCGTGGCATTGCTGCCACCCGCCGAATCGATTAGCGAGCCATTGAAGCTCCAACGATGCGTCACCGCCATGGGGGGAGAGCTGAGCCGCAGGATTCCATCGGCGATTGTGGTTGAGCCGCGGTAGGTGTTGGCGGCGGTGAGCGTGAGCACGCCGGGGCCGATCTTGGTCAAACCGCCGGTTGCAGAGGCGCCGATCAGGGGCTGGCTCAGGGTGACGTTGTGTCCGTTGGTATCGATAGCCGCGCCGCCGACCTGTATGTCCGCCGTACCCAGGCCGAATACTAAGGAACCGCTGGAGTTGTTTGCCTTGAGTATGCCGCCGTTGAAATGCAGGGCGGTGGCGAAGTCCCCATGGACCGCCGGCGCGCTGAGCACCCCCTCCTCGAGACACACCTCGCCCTTTTCCACCCGAACGACATCGGAGGCGTTGACTGTGCCACCGCTGATCCGCAGCGTCCCACCGGCATTGCTTATGGTGCCGACCCGGCCGACCCGAATCTCGCCGCTGACACTGAGCACGGCGCTGCCGGAGACAACCAGTGTACCAGCGCTGGTCTGGCCGATGTGGAGCTTGGAGACCGTGCTGGCGGAAGAGCTCAGATCGGCCGTGTACCCGCTCTGAATCACCGCAGTCTGCGAAGCGTTGGGCACGGCGCCGCCGAGCCAATTGCCGCCTTCCTGGTAGTCCAATGTGCCGGCGTGGCCGTCGAACTCGATCTCGCTGGTGGCATTGGGCGCGCCGACAATCAGCTTCTGAGCCATCATCCGCGGCACCTTGATCACCGTTCCGTGCTTGCCCCGCGTCGGGAAGATCAAGTCATTGACGCGCTCGGCCCAGGTCTGCATGTTGTCGTTGGACGTCAGCAGGCCCATCCGGTTCTCGCCGTAGCGGTCGCCGTAGAGAAACCAGGCGTCGCCGATCTTGATTCCGGTCGGGCCTTCGAAGGCGTAGTCCCCGGAGATCCGTGGCGGATTCACCGTGTTGTACGGGCCGGTCGCGTCGGGGCCACCTTGTGCCTTGAACACGTACAGACCAGTCTCGTTCTTGACGAAGCCGACGTGATTGGCGCTGTCTTTGACAATTATCATGTCAATGACCGTGTAGCCCGGATCATAGAGCAGCGCAGTCGGCGTGAAGGTCTCGAAGTCGGTCGTCATCGTATAGTAAATGTGATTGGGCGCACCCGAGACGTTTTCTCTCGACGACCAGTAGATCATGTACCGGCTGGTGGTCATGTCAAAGAAGAGTTCCGGCGCCCAGGCGTTACGCGTGTTGGCATACCCCGCCATCACATCGATGCATTTCTTGTTGGTCCAGGTGAGCAGGTCGTCGGACTCACCGTAGCAAATTTGCGTGGTGACGTCCCAGGGCAGGGTCGTGTGGACCAGGCGGAACTTGCCGTCGGGGCCGAGGTTGATGCAGGGATCGCGCGTGGTGGTGCCCATCATCGGGCCGGTGACAGCGATGTCACCGTTGACCGCGTGGTAGTTGTAGCCGTCGAGCGAATACGCCAGATGCATCCCGTCAGTACCGTCGGGATCGCGGAAGTAAGAGAAGATGTAGACATCCTCCGCGCCCGGCGCCGGCGCGGGCGGCAGGATCGCGCAAACCACCACCGCTACGGCGATAGCGCGGCGAATGTACTGGCGATGGCTCCTGCACCCCATCGATGAACCCACTGCCCACCTCCTAGGTAGAAACCGTCATCACAATTGCACAGCTCAATTCAGAGCGGCGCCGCCCGGTTGCCGGCTCCGGGGCAACGGCAACGCCCAGACCCGCAGCCGCCAGCGCCTGCTGGAACGTCATGCCCGCCGGCGCACCCCGACCTGCGCCGGCCTGAATCACCTCCCGAACCTCCTTGGACAGTATGGTTCTCCGCTCCGACGGAGCCGATGAACGCCAGCTCAATTCGCTACCCCCGCGCAATCCGGATCGACCGGGTTGTCCAAGCCGCTGTAGCATCGCTGGAAGACACCGAAATCGGACTGGTCGACGTCGGCATCCCCGTCAAAGTCGGCGCGCCGGCAAGAGCGATCTGGGGGACCAACGGCCGGGCCGGTCAGGCAGGCCAGCAGAGCCCTGAGGTCAGCCCCGTCAACGTCACGGTCAAAATCGAAATCCCCCGTAATGAATGGGTACTCGTGGGCCGCCAGGGCGTCGATCAGACCGTAACCACGGGCAGAATCAGGATCGTGCCTCCCGTGGGCGACATAATAATCAGCCGTATGAAACAAGGCGGCACGAAGCTGGTCTATGCTCCAATCAGGATGAGCCTGTACCAGGCAGACCACAACCCCTGCAACCAGCGGCGTGGCATAGGAGGTCCCGCTGCCAGGGCCGTAGCCGCTCGGGCTGTAGGTGCTGGCCAACCACGTGCTCACGCCCCGGGCTACCACCTCCGGCTTGACCCGACCGTCGGCTGTCGGGCCGCGAGAGCTGAAACCGGCGATCAGACCCTGGCCATCCACCGCCCCGACCGTAATCACCTGAAAGGCATCGGCCGGGGCAATCAGACTCGGACCCAGCGGACCGAAGTTGCCCGCAGCAGTGCAGCAAAAGACACCGTTGGACGTCGCGGTATTCACGCCCACGGTGGTCACCGCCGTCAGGCCGTCCAACTGAGCCTGAGTGTACCAGTCAATGTAACCAAGGGACGACGTCACCACATCTGCACCGTGGCTCTCGGCGAATTCCAGGCCGGCCACAAAGTAGTCCTCCTCGATGGGTGTTTCCTGCGAGTTGTCCTCGGTTTTACAGAGGATCAGGCTGGCACCGAATCCCGCGCCGTACAGCCGCCCATCCGCGCGGCCGGCGGCCACACTCAGCGTGGCCGTACCGTGGCCATGATTACCGGGAGGATCATCCGCATCGTCTTGGGTGTCGCTGTCGTTCTCGACAAAGTCCCACTCCGCGAGGATGCGTTCGGGGTGGACCGTTTCGTGAGCCTTGTAGAAACCGGTGTCCAGCAGGGCCAGGACGACACCGCTGCCGGTATACCCCAGATCGTGCAGGGCAAGCACATTGAGCTGAGCCAATTGGTCCCGTGAAGGTCCGTATTCGAGGCCGGTTTCGTCAAGAGCACTCACGAAGCCACACGGCTTGACCGTGAACGCCGTGTCGTCTACGCCCTCCGGCATCACCCGCCTGCCGCGGCCCACCGGCTGGATACTCTTCACGAAAGGCAGGCTAGCGATCGCCTTGATCTGTACTGCGGTAGCCCGTACGCTGATCGCGTTGAGCCACCTGCTGGAGCACACCATCCGAGCACCGGTTGCCGTGACGGCCGCCACGTGCTCCGCCGAGAGCGGAAGATCGCATTCGTCAATCAGGCCAGGAGCCGTCCTCCGCTGGAGCCGGCGAGCCAGTGCCCGTGGATCGTATTCCGCCCGGACCTTGTCCATCTTCCGCAGCCGGGCGCCCGGTGAACTCTCGCCCTTGTCCGAGAACATCACCCAGACCTTGATCGGGCCGCCTTGCCGGGCAAGCAGGCGCCACACATCGGCGCACACCGCGTCCCTCGCCGCCTGCTCCCCCGCGGCAGAGCAGTAAGGAGCGACTACCGCGCCCACCAACAACATAGTCCAGCCGATCCGCGACCGCATTCCCCCTCCACAAAAGGGGCTCCTCCGCATCGAAGCGCCATATCCCTCCTGACTGCCCAAGCCCTGTATCAACGGGCCTCCAAGGCTCTATTCTAACGCCACCGCCCCGTCATCCCAAGACAAATCGCCAGTCCAGGACTCCCCAAGCAGCCTTCTCTGGTTACGCTGCCGGGCGATCTGACCGGCGATCGATGGTATATAATGGCCGCCCGAGGCCGTCCGACGGAGCGATCCAGGGCGAATAAACCTGTACCCGCTGCGAGACATCCCTCGTTTCGAGAGCTTGCCCCGGCACGAAAGGAGTCGGAATGAGATGGCAGGAATGACCTCCCATGAACGGTTCACCCGCATGTTTCAGCATCGCGAGGCCGACCGCGTGGCCATGTGGGACTTCCCGTGGCCGGGGACACTCAAACGATGGCGCAACGAAGGAATGCCGACCGACGCCAGCTATGAGGACTACTTCGACGTTGAC includes the following:
- a CDS encoding autotransporter-associated beta strand repeat-containing protein translates to MGSSMGCRSHRQYIRRAIAVAVVVCAILPPAPAPGAEDVYIFSYFRDPDGTDGMHLAYSLDGYNYHAVNGDIAVTGPMMGTTTRDPCINLGPDGKFRLVHTTLPWDVTTQICYGESDDLLTWTNKKCIDVMAGYANTRNAWAPELFFDMTTSRYMIYWSSRENVSGAPNHIYYTMTTDFETFTPTALLYDPGYTVIDMIIVKDSANHVGFVKNETGLYVFKAQGGPDATGPYNTVNPPRISGDYAFEGPTGIKIGDAWFLYGDRYGENRMGLLTSNDNMQTWAERVNDLIFPTRGKHGTVIKVPRMMAQKLIVGAPNATSEIEFDGHAGTLDYQEGGNWLGGAVPNASQTAVIQSGYTADLSSSASTVSKLHIGQTSAGTLVVSGSAVLSVSGEIRVGRVGTISNAGGTLRISGGTVNASDVVRVEKGEVCLEEGVLSAPAVHGDFATALHFNGGILKANNSSGSLVFGLGTADIQVGGAAIDTNGHNVTLSQPLIGASATGGLTKIGPGVLTLTAANTYRGSTTIADGILRLSSPPMAVTHRWSFNGSLIDSAGGSNATLVEVGANSVTLSANDATVAGGSRNASDYIRLGNNLLPDANVPISIELWATQRSVQNWGRIFDFGATNSENLFMSWTRGTNASTDRVEWKDGVTTTSDDTNQPYTLNAEFHIVMTLSPVGDSTVVTWYTAPSASADLGAAQDSFTTTNTLATLTDTANNLARSFWTPDSTANASYNEVRMWNGALTPTILEQLHDAGPNANLGTINYGAPGSLPSNTAVNMTNAGTAFDLNGIHQTIGSLAGVSSSLVVLGGAMLTVGGDGTSTTFAGEISGSGGITKTGTGTLQLNGHSTYSGGTTVQSGVLLVNGSIAGGATVQNSGTLGGTGSIAGGLVIQTGGTLIPGPSIASLDVVGDAGIAGLFKVDYGPSSIDLLAVGGQLDISAATVDFDGLGVLNSTSSYVFAQYHSLVGTRFASVKDLPPTHVIAYHYGGNSLALVPYVRPDLDRDADVDADDCALLRQCTTGPAIIPVAPGCEDADLDADDDVDQDDFGVLQRCYSGSNVSADPDCAN
- a CDS encoding S8 family serine peptidase, producing the protein MRSRIGWTMLLVGAVVAPYCSAAGEQAARDAVCADVWRLLARQGGPIKVWVMFSDKGESSPGARLRKMDKVRAEYDPRALARRLQRRTAPGLIDECDLPLSAEHVAAVTATGARMVCSSRWLNAISVRATAVQIKAIASLPFVKSIQPVGRGRRVMPEGVDDTAFTVKPCGFVSALDETGLEYGPSRDQLAQLNVLALHDLGYTGSGVVLALLDTGFYKAHETVHPERILAEWDFVENDSDTQDDADDPPGNHGHGTATLSVAAGRADGRLYGAGFGASLILCKTEDNSQETPIEEDYFVAGLEFAESHGADVVTSSLGYIDWYTQAQLDGLTAVTTVGVNTATSNGVFCCTAAGNFGPLGPSLIAPADAFQVITVGAVDGQGLIAGFSSRGPTADGRVKPEVVARGVSTWLASTYSPSGYGPGSGTSYATPLVAGVVVCLVQAHPDWSIDQLRAALFHTADYYVAHGRHDPDSARGYGLIDALAAHEYPFITGDFDFDRDVDGADLRALLACLTGPAVGPPDRSCRRADFDGDADVDQSDFGVFQRCYSGLDNPVDPDCAGVAN